One region of Papaver somniferum cultivar HN1 unplaced genomic scaffold, ASM357369v1 unplaced-scaffold_131, whole genome shotgun sequence genomic DNA includes:
- the LOC113332378 gene encoding dirigent protein 2-like encodes MGMADIHSKRSLTVAIFAIFLIFYVSKVAVAGKLFPSLGMDPVQLGLRKEKFSHFRVYWHDNAGVSNPTTIQVAGANSTQDSITGFGAILVFDDALTEGSDPSSKRLGRAQGTYTLAGVDEPVALVNANIVFTIGKYNGSTLGIMGRNMLVPEVRELIIIGGTGLLRFARGYVEARTHLLSIIARQVIVEYNLYVYHY; translated from the coding sequence ATGGGAATGGCAGATATTCATTCCAAACGTTCTCTTACTGTTGCAATTTTTGCTATCTTTCTCATCTTCTACGTAAGCAAAGTAGCTGTAGCCGGGAAATTATTTCCTTCCCTAGGGATGGATCCCGTACAACTGGGTTTAAGAAAGGAAAAATTTAGTCATTTTCGTGTATATTGGCACGATAATGCCGGTGTCTCGAATCCGACAACAATTCAAGTAGCAGGTGCAAATTCGACACAGGATTCCATAACTGGGTTTGGTGCTATTTTGGTGTTCGACGACGCTCTAACAGAAGGATCAGATCCAAGTTCCAAACGTCTTGGACGAGCTCAAGGAACTTATACTTTAGCTGGCGTTGATGAACCTGTGGCACTTGTGAATGCCAATATTGTTTTTACAATTGGGAAATATAATGGCAGTACTTTAGGTATAATGGGGAGGAACATGTTGGTACCAGAAGTTAGAGAACTGATTATTATTGGTGGCACTGGACTCCTTCGATTCGCACGTGGTTATGTTGAAGCTCGGACTCATCTTCTTAGTATTATAGCTCGACAAGTTATTGTTGAGTACAACTTGTATGTTTATCATTATTGA
- the LOC113332461 gene encoding putative F-box protein At1g47790, which produces MGKPKLTLKKRRRSTVHNKKEAIPNSTATSRETTFDEMVLCDILSRLPVKSLMRFKCVSKRLCSLIKDPYFIDLHFSRSKLLGRLLFIIPPPKRRSKKRIVAGIRCKGYPVCFKLADLLSEDTGGAISTIHSIRTLKSFHYTDIVGAVNGLICFSSKPEDSVSVYNISTREISPWVKPTSRDNDISGGINDFPTYRFGFEPVTKHYKIICNWRLYKEDGNYNVDDNISNQLSLCRVTATTSADDIYIYIY; this is translated from the coding sequence ATGGGAAAGCCGAAATTGAcgttgaagaagaggaggagaagtactgTTCATAATAAGAAGGAAGCTATTCCTAACAGTACTGCTactagtcgtgagactacatttGATGAGATGGTACTGTGTGATATCCTAAGTAGACTCCCTGTGAAGTCACTTATGCGGTTCAAGTGCGTATCGAAACGCTTGTGTTCCTTAATCAAGGATCCGTACTTTATAGATTTGCACTTTAGCAGATCAAAACTACTTGGGCGTCTTCTTTTCATCATTCCACCGCCTAAAAGACGGTCAAAAAAGAGGATTGTAGCAGGTATTAGGTGCAAAGGTTATCCAGTGTGTTTCAAGCTTGCTGACTTATTGTCTGAAGATACAGGCGGAGCAATATCAACCATTCACAGCATAAGGACCTTGAAATCGTTTCACTACACTGATATAGTTGGAGCAGttaatggtttgatttgttttAGTAGCAAACCCGAGGATTCTGTATCCGTGTACAATATCAGTACGAGAGAGATATCGCCATGGGTTAAACCGACATCGAGagataatgatatttctggtgGAATTAATGATTTTCCTACTTATAGATTTGGGTTTGAACCTGTCACCAAGCATTACAAAATCATATGCAACTGGAGATTATATAAAGAGGATGGTAATTACAATGTGGATGACAACATTTCCAACCAGCTATCCTTGTGCCGTGTGACTGCCACAACCTCGGcagatgatatatatatatatatatattga
- the LOC113332572 gene encoding uncharacterized protein LOC113332572 isoform X2 yields the protein MVAEERAAKRSKFDPHMTKLIEDLVDSIFAQPRPRAQGRMRNEQEIHYPVTIVGYTPDWAYTNVIMPMRLLVCIEIGGNGRGLNYDSQFEANRVVLKKAICIYLPHHYASVVTDFVIMWNGVPVSATKPFQYSNPYNQGLG from the exons ATGGTGGCTGAAGAGCGAGCCGCAAAGAGATCTAAGTTTGATCCACACATGACCAAGTTAATTGAAGATTTGGTTGATTCGATTTTTGCTCAGCCTCGCCCTCGTGCTCAAGGTAGGATGCGGAACGAACAAGAAATCCATTATCCAGTAACTATAGTAGGTTACACACCGGATTGGGCGTACACAAATGTTATTATGCCGATGAGGCTGCTTGTTTGCATAGAAATTGGAGGGAATGGTAGGGGTCTTAACTATGATTCTCAATTTGAAGCCAATAGAGTCGTACTTAAGAAGGCGATCTGTATCTATTTACCTCACCACTATGCTTCAGTAGTGACCGATTTTGTTATAATGTGGAATGGTGTACCGGTGTCGGCAACCAAGCCGTTTCAGTACAGTAACCCGTATAATCAGG GGTTAGGGTAA
- the LOC113332462 gene encoding putative disease resistance protein RGA3, with translation MGGLGKTTVAQMVYKDDSIVRNFDLRAWVCVSDNFDIYKILRDTAESITGNKYENPSNVDVLANQVKEMLIGKKYLLVLDDLGNEDVGDWEKLNSYLVHGGMGSKILVTTRSQKVASVVGGKSHDLEKLSDDICWSIIEGKILCRGGKENEKYWN, from the coding sequence ATGGGGGGATTGGGTAAAACTACAGTAGCTCAAATGGTCTATAAGGATGACTCCATCGTGAGAAACTTTGATCTACGAGCTTGGGTATGTGTCTCTGATAATTTTGATATCTATAAGATCTTAAGAGACACCGCAGAGTCCATTACTGGAAACAAATATGAGAATCCATCGAATGTCGACGTACTAGCGAACCAAGTCAAGGAAATGTTGATTGGTAAAAAATATCTGCTGGTGCTCGACGACTTGGGGAATGAGGATGTCGGAGATTGGGAAAAACTGAATAGTTACCTTGTCCATGGCGGCATGGGAAGCAAAATACTAGTCACTACACGCAGTCAAAAGGTTGCATCTGTTGTTGGTGGTAAATCTCATGATCTTGAAAAGTTATCAGATGATATTTGTTGGTCCATTATAGAGGGAAAAATACTATGTCGAGGTggcaaagaaaatgaaaaatactgGAATTGA
- the LOC113332572 gene encoding uncharacterized protein LOC113332572 isoform X1, producing MVAEERAAKRSKFDPHMTKLIEDLVDSIFAQPRPRAQGRMRNEQEIHYPVTIVGYTPDWAYTNVIMPMRLLVCIEIGGNGRGLNYDSQFEANRVVLKKAICIYLPHHYASVVTDFVIMWNGVPVSATKPFQYSNPYNQGSHLDCGLKSSPEQGLYHSNVPFWPNKHTYIVG from the exons ATGGTGGCTGAAGAGCGAGCCGCAAAGAGATCTAAGTTTGATCCACACATGACCAAGTTAATTGAAGATTTGGTTGATTCGATTTTTGCTCAGCCTCGCCCTCGTGCTCAAGGTAGGATGCGGAACGAACAAGAAATCCATTATCCAGTAACTATAGTAGGTTACACACCGGATTGGGCGTACACAAATGTTATTATGCCGATGAGGCTGCTTGTTTGCATAGAAATTGGAGGGAATGGTAGGGGTCTTAACTATGATTCTCAATTTGAAGCCAATAGAGTCGTACTTAAGAAGGCGATCTGTATCTATTTACCTCACCACTATGCTTCAGTAGTGACCGATTTTGTTATAATGTGGAATGGTGTACCGGTGTCGGCAACCAAGCCGTTTCAGTACAGTAACCCGTATAATCAGG GTTCCCATCTAGATTGTGGTTTGAAATCTTCCCCAGAACAAGGCCTATATCACAGTAATGTTCCCTTTTGGCCTAATAAACACACTTACATTGTTGGATAA